One genomic window of Chiloscyllium punctatum isolate Juve2018m chromosome 21, sChiPun1.3, whole genome shotgun sequence includes the following:
- the LOC140492392 gene encoding ceramide-1-phosphate transfer protein-like translates to MNKEGMRCSKGKILRFLPLVVVLLLLIYLTSFNLPQSHQVNAQKSETEIQENDYHKNKHMDASKLMNSVDKNHREKCDNSNFQINRVQAAFQASLMKNEDILLKSYLEGWTELQKFIDALGTIFGFISEEVTSKIRILIEHQQGVHGKEYISMRSMINYELKNNVVNLHELPRDRLQSGCRTLLRLHRALRWLQLFLDNIRTSSENDSMSISCAEAYEQSLAKYHSWLVRKAAGFAFLALPARTEFLQILCLEGGKETKDKLWSAVNLIERVYNVTQGMYAQYNMLELP, encoded by the exons ATGAATAAGGAGGGAATGAGGTGCAGCAAAGGAAAGATCCTCCGGTTTCTGCCACTTGTAGTAGTCCTCCTCTTGCTTATCTACCTAACAAGCTTTAACCTTC CCCAATCTCATCAGGTAAATGCTCAGAAATCGGAGACGGAAATCCAGGAAAATGACTATCATAAAAACAAG CACATGGATGCTTCAAAGTTAATGAATTCCGTGGATAAAAATCATAGAGAGAAGTGTGACAACAGCAATTTCCAAATCAATCGGGTCCAAGCTGCATTCCAAGCTTCTTTGATGAAGAATGAAGATATTTTGCTTAAAAGCTATCTTGAAGGATGGACAGAACTCCAAAA atttatCGACGCACTTGGCACCATATTTGGATTTATATCGGAAGAAGTTACCAGCAAAATAAGAATACTCATTGAGCATCAGCAGGGAGTGCATGGAAAGGAATACATCTCCATGAGGTCCATGATAAACTATGAATTAAAAAATAATGTGGTTAACTTGCATGAACTTCCCAGAGACCGTCTGCAATCCGGCTGCCGCACTTTACTCCGTCTCCATCGAGCACTGCGGTGGCTGCAGCTCTTCCTTGATAACATAAGGACCAGCTCTGAGAATGACTCGATGTCCATCAGTTGCGCAGAAGCCTATGAACAGTCCCTTGCTAAATATCACAGCTGGCTTGTACGAAAAGCTGCTGGGTTTGCATTCCTTGCCCTTCCAGCACGGACAGAGTTCCTTCAGATCCTGTGTCTGGAAGGCGGCAAGGAGACCAAAGACAAACTTTGGAGTGCTGTGAATTTGATTGAGAGAGTTTATAATGTTACACAAGGAATGTATGCACAGTATAATATGCTTGAATTACCTTAG